One region of Oreochromis aureus strain Israel breed Guangdong linkage group 19, ZZ_aureus, whole genome shotgun sequence genomic DNA includes:
- the rock2a gene encoding rho-associated protein kinase 2 isoform X1 → MSLGAERRMETRLKKLEDMIRDPRSAINLESLLDSINALVLDLDYPALRKNKNIETFLNRYEKVIGQIRDLQMKSEDFDRVKVIGRGAFGEVQLVRHKASQKVYAMKLLSKFEMIKRSDSAFFWEERDIMAFSNSPWVVQLCCAFQDDHYLYMVMEYMPGGDLVNLTSTYDVPEKWAKFYTAEVVMALDAIHSMGFIHRDVKPDNMLLDRLGHLKLADFGTCMKMDSTGMVHCDTAVGTPDYISPEVLKSQGGDGYYGRECDWWSVGVFIYELLVGDTPFYADSLVGTYSKIMDHKNSLNFPDDVEISNDAKNIICAFLTDREVRLGRNGVEEIKRHPFFKNDQWTFDTIRDTVAPVVPELSSDIDTSNFDEIEDDKGDVETFPTPKAFVGNQLPFVGFTYFKEDQLLNASNNSVAHENSKGESAALQKKLRHLEMQMNNDKQVKDDLEQKYRAATTRLEKLSKELEEEVSSRKNLESSLRQLEREKALLQHKSLESHRKAESEADRKRCLENEVNSLRDQLDDMKKRNQNSHISNEKNIHLQKQLEEANTLLRAETEAATRLRKAQTESSKQLQQLEANVRELQDKCCLLERSKLSLEKECISLQAALETERREHSQGSETITDLMGRISGLEEEARQQKQALSKAETEKRQLQEKLTDLEKEKSNKEIDLTYKLKVLQQELEQEEASHKATRAMLADKSKIKVTIEGAKSESMKELEQKLAEERAAKLRLENRILELEKQSSMMDCDNKQALQKLDELRRHKDHLTEEVKNLTLKIEQETQKRNLTQNDLKAQNQQLSALKTSEKQLKQETNHLLDIKRSLEKQNQELRKERQDTDGQMKELQDQLEAEQYFSTLYKTQVRELKEECEERNKLYKEVQQSLQELQEERDSLAAQLEITLTKADSEQLARSIAEEQYSDLEKEKIMKELELKEMMARHRQELSDKDITISSLEEANRTLTSDVANLANEKEELNNKLKEAIEETEKSKDWEQQISQMKQAFEKQLQCERTLKTQAVNKLAEIMNRKEVRGGGSRRGNDTDMRRKEKENRKLQLELRSEKEKLNSTIIKYQKEINEMQAQLADESQMRIELQMALDSKDSDIEQLRNLLQTLSVQSMDSASVSSGPEFDADDAYTETRLEGWLSLPVRNNTKKFGWERKYVVVSSKKILFYNSEQDREQSIPYMVLDIDKLFHVRPVTQTDVYRADSKEIPRIFQILYANEGESKKEPEFPVEPHPIGEKSNYVCHKGHEFIPTLYHFPTNCEACTKPLWNMFKPPPALECRRCHIKCHKDHMDKKEEIIAPCKVNYDISTAKNLLLLAVSQEEQQKWVSRLVKKIPKKPPHPDQFARSSPRTSMKVQPSQSMRRPSRQLPTSKSSPRRSNGFKIKREDSSSTC, encoded by the exons GACTCCATCAATGCGCTGGTCTTAGACTTGGACTACCCTGCACTACgaaagaacaaaaacattgaGACTTTCTTAAACAGAT ATGAGAAAGTCATTGGCCAGATTCGAGATCTGCAGATGAAGTCTGAAGACTTTGACAGAGTTAAAGTGATTGGCCGAGGAGCATTTGGTGAAGTGCAACTG GTCAGACATAAAGCCTCACAGAAGGTCTACGCCATGAAGCTGCTGAGCAAATTTGAGATGATAAAGCGCTCAGACTCTGCATTCTTCTGGGAAGAGAGGGATATTATGGCTTTTTCCAACAGTCCCTGGGTTGTGCAG TTGTGCTGTGCCTTCCAAGATGACCACTACCTCTACATGGTGATGGAGTACATGCCAGGAGGCGACCTGGTTAACCTCACCAGCACCTATGATGTACCGGAGAAGTGGGCCAAGTTCTACACAGCGGAGGTGGTGATGGCCCTGGACGCCATTCACTCCATGGGCTTCATTCACCGAGACGTGAAGCCAGACAACATGCTGCTGGACAGACTCGGACACCTGAAGCTGGCTGACTTTGGCACTTGCATGAAGATGGACTCT ACCGGCATGGTGCACTGTGACACAGCTGTTGGGACTCCAGACTACATCTCGCCAGAAGTGCTAAAATCCCAGGGAGGAGATGGCTATTATGGGAGAGAATGCGACTGGTGGTCTGTAGGGGTCTTCATTTACGAGTTGCTCGTCG GTGACACGCCGTTCTACGCCGACTCTTTGGTGGGAACATACAGTAAAATCATGGACCACAAGAACTCCCTCAATTTTCCAGATGATGTGGAGATCTCCAACGATGCCAAGAATATCATCTGTGCCTTCCTGACTGACAG GGAGGTGCGATTAGGCAGAAACGGCGTGGAGGAAATCAAGCGACATCCTTTCTTCAAAAATGACCAGTGGACCTTTGACACCATCAGAGACA CGGTTGCCCCTGTGGTCCCAGAGCTGAGCAGTGACATAGACACCAGCAACTTTGATGAGATAGAAGATGACAAAGGCGATGTAGAAACCTTCCCCACACCTAAGGCATTTGTCGGCAATCAGTTACCCTTTGTTGGCTTCACCTACTTCAAAGAAGACCA GTTATTAAATGCTTCCAACAACTCAGTGGCTCATGAGAATTCAAAAGGGGAG TCAGCAGCACTGCAGAAGAAACTTCGCCACCTAGAGATGCAGATGAATAATGACAAACAAGTCAAAGATGATCTAGAGCAAAAATACAG GGCCGCCACCACTCGTCTGGAAAAGCTGTCCAAAGAACTTGAGGAAGAG GTGAGCAGCAGAAAGAACCTGGAGTCGAGTCTGAGGCAGCTGGAGAGGGAGAAGGCTCTGCTGCAGCACAAAAGCCTGGAGAGCCACCGCAAGGCTGAGAGCGAGGCCGACAGGAAGCGCTGTCTGGAGAACGAAG TCAACAGCCTCCGAGACCAGCTGGATGACATGAAGAAGCGAAACCAAAACTCGCACATTTCCAATGAGAAGAACATTCACCTCCAGAAACAG CTGGAAGAAGCCAACACGTTGTTGCGGGCCGAGACGGAGGCGGCGACGAGGCTCCGCAAAGCCCAAACTGAGAGCAgcaagcagctgcagcagctggaggcCAACGTGCGCGAGCTGCAGGACAAATGCTGCCTGCTGGAGCGCAGCAAGCTGAGTCTGGAGAAGGAATGCATCAGCCTGCAGGCTGCGCTAGAGACGGAGAGGAGGGAGCACAGCCAGGGCTCGGAAACCATCACTGACCTGATGG GACGTATTTCTGGCCTGGAAGAGGAGGCGCGTCAGCAGAAACAGGCTTTATCCAAAGCTGAGACTGAGAAGAGGCAGCTTCAAGAGAAACTCACTGATCTGGAGAAG GAGAAGAGCAACAAGGAGATCGATTTGACCTACAAGCTGAAGGTGCTGCAGCAGGAGCTGGAACAGGAGGAGGCCTCTCATAAGGCCACCAGAGCAATGCTGGCAGACAAGAGCAAGATCAAGGTCACCATCGAGGGTGCCAAGTCAGAGTCCATGAAGG AGTTGGAGCAGAAGCTGGCAGAGGAGCGAGCTGCCAAACTGCGGCTGGAGAACAGAATACTGGAGCTGGAGAAGCAGAGCAGCATGATGGACTGTGACAACAAACAGGCCCTGCAGAAGCTAGACGAGCTGCGCAGACACAAGGATCACCTTACTGAGGAG GTGAAGAACCTGACACTGAAGATCGAGCAGGAGACCCAGAAGCGTAACCTGACTCAGAACGACCTGAAGGCTCAAAACCAGCAGCTCAGTGCCCTGAAAACCTCTGAGAAGCAGCTCAAGCAGGAAACTAATCACCTGCTGGATATTAAGCGCAGCTTGGAGAAGCAGAACCAGGAGCTGCGCAA gGAAAGACAGGACACAGATGGACAAATGAAGGAGTTACAAGACCAGTTAGAGGCTGAGCAGTATTTCTCA ACTCTCTATAAGACCCAGGTTCGTGAGCTGAAGGAGGAATGTGAAGAGAGGAACAAACTCTACAAAGAAGTGCAGCAGTCTCTGCAGGAGCTGCAGGAGGAGAG GGACTCTTTGGCAGCACAGCTGGAGATCACTCTGACAAAGGCTGACTCGGAGCAGCTGGCGCGCTCCATCGCTGAGGAGCAGTACTCTGACCTTGAGAAGGAGAAGATAATGAAGGAGCTGGAACTGAAGGAAATGATGGCTCGCCATCGCCAGGAGCTCTCCGATAAGGACATCACCATCAGCTCT CTGGAAGAAGCTAATAGGACCCTGACGAGTGATGTCGCCAATCTGGCCAATGAGAAGGAGgaactgaacaacaaactgaagGAGGCAATAGAGG AAACTGAGAAGTCGAAGGACTGGGAGCAGCAGATAAGCCAGATGAAGCAGGCATTTGAGAAGCAGCTACAGTGCGAGAGGACGCTAAAAACCCAG GCCGTCAATAAGCTGGCAGAGATCATGAACAGGAAGGAAGTGCGTGGCGGAGGCAGCCGCCGTGGTAACGATACAGACATGCGGCGAAAGGAGAAGGAGAACAGGAAGCTGCAGCTTGAGCTCAGGTCAGAGAAGGAAAAGCTGAACAGCACCATCATCAAATATCAGAAGGAGATCAACGAAATGCAAGCA CAACTGGCGGATGAAAGCCAGATGCGCATTGAGCTGCAGATGGCTCTGGACAGTAAGGACAGTGACATCGAGCAGCTGAGGAATCTCTTGCAGACGCTCAGTGTTCAGTCGATGGACTCTGCCAGCGTCAGCAGCGGACCCGAGTTTGATGCTGATGATGCGTACACAG AAACGAGGCTCGAGGGCTGGCTGTCTCTCCCCGTCAGAAACAATACCAAGAAGTTTGGATGGGAGAGAAAG TACGTTGTAGTAAGCAGCAAGAAGATTCTTTTCTACAACAGCGAGCAAGACAGAGAGCAGTCCATCCCCTACATGGTGCTGGATATAGA taAACTCTTCCATGTGAGACCTGTTACTCAGACAGATGTGTATCGAGCTGACTCCAAAGAAATTCCCAGGATATTCCAG ATTCTTTATGCCAATGAAGGTGAAAGCAAAAAGGAGCCAGAGTTTCCCGTGGAGCCGCATCCCATTGGAGAAAAGTCCAATTACGTCTGCCACAAAGGCCACGAGTTCATCCCCACCCTCTACCACTTCCCCACCAACTGTGAGGCGTGCACAAAGCCATTGTGGAACATGTTCAAGCCGCCGCCTGCTCTGGAGTGCCGGCGCTGTCACATCAAGTGCCACAAGGACCACATGGACAAGAAGGAGGAGATCATTGCCCCCTGTAAAG TGAACTACGACATTTCTACAGCCAAGAACCTGCTCCTGCTGGCCGTGTCCCAGGAGGAGCAGCAGAAGTGGGTAAGCCGGTTGGTCAAGAAGATTCCCAAAAAGCCTCCACACCCAGATCAGTTCGCACGCTCCTCACCGCGGACCTCCATGAAGGTTCAGCCCAGCCAGTCCATGAGGAGGCCCAGTCGACAGCTCCCCACCAGCAAGAGCAG CCCTCGCAGGTCAAATGGCTTCAAAATAAAGCGAGAAGATTCCAGCAGTACCTG tTAA
- the rock2a gene encoding rho-associated protein kinase 2 isoform X2, with amino-acid sequence MSLGAERRMETRLKKLEDMIRDPRSAINLESLLDSINALVLDLDYPALRKNKNIETFLNRYEKVIGQIRDLQMKSEDFDRVKVIGRGAFGEVQLVRHKASQKVYAMKLLSKFEMIKRSDSAFFWEERDIMAFSNSPWVVQLCCAFQDDHYLYMVMEYMPGGDLVNLTSTYDVPEKWAKFYTAEVVMALDAIHSMGFIHRDVKPDNMLLDRLGHLKLADFGTCMKMDSTGMVHCDTAVGTPDYISPEVLKSQGGDGYYGRECDWWSVGVFIYELLVGDTPFYADSLVGTYSKIMDHKNSLNFPDDVEISNDAKNIICAFLTDREVRLGRNGVEEIKRHPFFKNDQWTFDTIRDTVAPVVPELSSDIDTSNFDEIEDDKGDVETFPTPKAFVGNQLPFVGFTYFKEDQLLNASNNSVAHENSKGESAALQKKLRHLEMQMNNDKQVKDDLEQKYRAATTRLEKLSKELEEEVSSRKNLESSLRQLEREKALLQHKSLESHRKAESEADRKRCLENEVNSLRDQLDDMKKRNQNSHISNEKNIHLQKQLEEANTLLRAETEAATRLRKAQTESSKQLQQLEANVRELQDKCCLLERSKLSLEKECISLQAALETERREHSQGSETITDLMGRISGLEEEARQQKQALSKAETEKRQLQEKLTDLEKEKSNKEIDLTYKLKVLQQELEQEEASHKATRAMLADKSKIKVTIEGAKSESMKELEQKLAEERAAKLRLENRILELEKQSSMMDCDNKQALQKLDELRRHKDHLTEEVKNLTLKIEQETQKRNLTQNDLKAQNQQLSALKTSEKQLKQETNHLLDIKRSLEKQNQELRKERQDTDGQMKELQDQLEAEQYFSTLYKTQVRELKEECEERNKLYKEVQQSLQELQEERDSLAAQLEITLTKADSEQLARSIAEEQYSDLEKEKIMKELELKEMMARHRQELSDKDITISSLEEANRTLTSDVANLANEKEELNNKLKEAIEETEKSKDWEQQISQMKQAFEKQLQCERTLKTQAVNKLAEIMNRKEVRGGGSRRGNDTDMRRKEKENRKLQLELRSEKEKLNSTIIKYQKEINEMQAQLADESQMRIELQMALDSKDSDIEQLRNLLQTLSVQSMDSASVSSGPEFDADDAYTETRLEGWLSLPVRNNTKKFGWERKYVVVSSKKILFYNSEQDREQSIPYMVLDIDKLFHVRPVTQTDVYRADSKEIPRIFQILYANEGESKKEPEFPVEPHPIGEKSNYVCHKGHEFIPTLYHFPTNCEACTKPLWNMFKPPPALECRRCHIKCHKDHMDKKEEIIAPCKVNYDISTAKNLLLLAVSQEEQQKWVSRLVKKIPKKPPHPDQFARSSPRTSMKVQPSQSMRRPSRQLPTSKSS; translated from the exons GACTCCATCAATGCGCTGGTCTTAGACTTGGACTACCCTGCACTACgaaagaacaaaaacattgaGACTTTCTTAAACAGAT ATGAGAAAGTCATTGGCCAGATTCGAGATCTGCAGATGAAGTCTGAAGACTTTGACAGAGTTAAAGTGATTGGCCGAGGAGCATTTGGTGAAGTGCAACTG GTCAGACATAAAGCCTCACAGAAGGTCTACGCCATGAAGCTGCTGAGCAAATTTGAGATGATAAAGCGCTCAGACTCTGCATTCTTCTGGGAAGAGAGGGATATTATGGCTTTTTCCAACAGTCCCTGGGTTGTGCAG TTGTGCTGTGCCTTCCAAGATGACCACTACCTCTACATGGTGATGGAGTACATGCCAGGAGGCGACCTGGTTAACCTCACCAGCACCTATGATGTACCGGAGAAGTGGGCCAAGTTCTACACAGCGGAGGTGGTGATGGCCCTGGACGCCATTCACTCCATGGGCTTCATTCACCGAGACGTGAAGCCAGACAACATGCTGCTGGACAGACTCGGACACCTGAAGCTGGCTGACTTTGGCACTTGCATGAAGATGGACTCT ACCGGCATGGTGCACTGTGACACAGCTGTTGGGACTCCAGACTACATCTCGCCAGAAGTGCTAAAATCCCAGGGAGGAGATGGCTATTATGGGAGAGAATGCGACTGGTGGTCTGTAGGGGTCTTCATTTACGAGTTGCTCGTCG GTGACACGCCGTTCTACGCCGACTCTTTGGTGGGAACATACAGTAAAATCATGGACCACAAGAACTCCCTCAATTTTCCAGATGATGTGGAGATCTCCAACGATGCCAAGAATATCATCTGTGCCTTCCTGACTGACAG GGAGGTGCGATTAGGCAGAAACGGCGTGGAGGAAATCAAGCGACATCCTTTCTTCAAAAATGACCAGTGGACCTTTGACACCATCAGAGACA CGGTTGCCCCTGTGGTCCCAGAGCTGAGCAGTGACATAGACACCAGCAACTTTGATGAGATAGAAGATGACAAAGGCGATGTAGAAACCTTCCCCACACCTAAGGCATTTGTCGGCAATCAGTTACCCTTTGTTGGCTTCACCTACTTCAAAGAAGACCA GTTATTAAATGCTTCCAACAACTCAGTGGCTCATGAGAATTCAAAAGGGGAG TCAGCAGCACTGCAGAAGAAACTTCGCCACCTAGAGATGCAGATGAATAATGACAAACAAGTCAAAGATGATCTAGAGCAAAAATACAG GGCCGCCACCACTCGTCTGGAAAAGCTGTCCAAAGAACTTGAGGAAGAG GTGAGCAGCAGAAAGAACCTGGAGTCGAGTCTGAGGCAGCTGGAGAGGGAGAAGGCTCTGCTGCAGCACAAAAGCCTGGAGAGCCACCGCAAGGCTGAGAGCGAGGCCGACAGGAAGCGCTGTCTGGAGAACGAAG TCAACAGCCTCCGAGACCAGCTGGATGACATGAAGAAGCGAAACCAAAACTCGCACATTTCCAATGAGAAGAACATTCACCTCCAGAAACAG CTGGAAGAAGCCAACACGTTGTTGCGGGCCGAGACGGAGGCGGCGACGAGGCTCCGCAAAGCCCAAACTGAGAGCAgcaagcagctgcagcagctggaggcCAACGTGCGCGAGCTGCAGGACAAATGCTGCCTGCTGGAGCGCAGCAAGCTGAGTCTGGAGAAGGAATGCATCAGCCTGCAGGCTGCGCTAGAGACGGAGAGGAGGGAGCACAGCCAGGGCTCGGAAACCATCACTGACCTGATGG GACGTATTTCTGGCCTGGAAGAGGAGGCGCGTCAGCAGAAACAGGCTTTATCCAAAGCTGAGACTGAGAAGAGGCAGCTTCAAGAGAAACTCACTGATCTGGAGAAG GAGAAGAGCAACAAGGAGATCGATTTGACCTACAAGCTGAAGGTGCTGCAGCAGGAGCTGGAACAGGAGGAGGCCTCTCATAAGGCCACCAGAGCAATGCTGGCAGACAAGAGCAAGATCAAGGTCACCATCGAGGGTGCCAAGTCAGAGTCCATGAAGG AGTTGGAGCAGAAGCTGGCAGAGGAGCGAGCTGCCAAACTGCGGCTGGAGAACAGAATACTGGAGCTGGAGAAGCAGAGCAGCATGATGGACTGTGACAACAAACAGGCCCTGCAGAAGCTAGACGAGCTGCGCAGACACAAGGATCACCTTACTGAGGAG GTGAAGAACCTGACACTGAAGATCGAGCAGGAGACCCAGAAGCGTAACCTGACTCAGAACGACCTGAAGGCTCAAAACCAGCAGCTCAGTGCCCTGAAAACCTCTGAGAAGCAGCTCAAGCAGGAAACTAATCACCTGCTGGATATTAAGCGCAGCTTGGAGAAGCAGAACCAGGAGCTGCGCAA gGAAAGACAGGACACAGATGGACAAATGAAGGAGTTACAAGACCAGTTAGAGGCTGAGCAGTATTTCTCA ACTCTCTATAAGACCCAGGTTCGTGAGCTGAAGGAGGAATGTGAAGAGAGGAACAAACTCTACAAAGAAGTGCAGCAGTCTCTGCAGGAGCTGCAGGAGGAGAG GGACTCTTTGGCAGCACAGCTGGAGATCACTCTGACAAAGGCTGACTCGGAGCAGCTGGCGCGCTCCATCGCTGAGGAGCAGTACTCTGACCTTGAGAAGGAGAAGATAATGAAGGAGCTGGAACTGAAGGAAATGATGGCTCGCCATCGCCAGGAGCTCTCCGATAAGGACATCACCATCAGCTCT CTGGAAGAAGCTAATAGGACCCTGACGAGTGATGTCGCCAATCTGGCCAATGAGAAGGAGgaactgaacaacaaactgaagGAGGCAATAGAGG AAACTGAGAAGTCGAAGGACTGGGAGCAGCAGATAAGCCAGATGAAGCAGGCATTTGAGAAGCAGCTACAGTGCGAGAGGACGCTAAAAACCCAG GCCGTCAATAAGCTGGCAGAGATCATGAACAGGAAGGAAGTGCGTGGCGGAGGCAGCCGCCGTGGTAACGATACAGACATGCGGCGAAAGGAGAAGGAGAACAGGAAGCTGCAGCTTGAGCTCAGGTCAGAGAAGGAAAAGCTGAACAGCACCATCATCAAATATCAGAAGGAGATCAACGAAATGCAAGCA CAACTGGCGGATGAAAGCCAGATGCGCATTGAGCTGCAGATGGCTCTGGACAGTAAGGACAGTGACATCGAGCAGCTGAGGAATCTCTTGCAGACGCTCAGTGTTCAGTCGATGGACTCTGCCAGCGTCAGCAGCGGACCCGAGTTTGATGCTGATGATGCGTACACAG AAACGAGGCTCGAGGGCTGGCTGTCTCTCCCCGTCAGAAACAATACCAAGAAGTTTGGATGGGAGAGAAAG TACGTTGTAGTAAGCAGCAAGAAGATTCTTTTCTACAACAGCGAGCAAGACAGAGAGCAGTCCATCCCCTACATGGTGCTGGATATAGA taAACTCTTCCATGTGAGACCTGTTACTCAGACAGATGTGTATCGAGCTGACTCCAAAGAAATTCCCAGGATATTCCAG ATTCTTTATGCCAATGAAGGTGAAAGCAAAAAGGAGCCAGAGTTTCCCGTGGAGCCGCATCCCATTGGAGAAAAGTCCAATTACGTCTGCCACAAAGGCCACGAGTTCATCCCCACCCTCTACCACTTCCCCACCAACTGTGAGGCGTGCACAAAGCCATTGTGGAACATGTTCAAGCCGCCGCCTGCTCTGGAGTGCCGGCGCTGTCACATCAAGTGCCACAAGGACCACATGGACAAGAAGGAGGAGATCATTGCCCCCTGTAAAG TGAACTACGACATTTCTACAGCCAAGAACCTGCTCCTGCTGGCCGTGTCCCAGGAGGAGCAGCAGAAGTGGGTAAGCCGGTTGGTCAAGAAGATTCCCAAAAAGCCTCCACACCCAGATCAGTTCGCACGCTCCTCACCGCGGACCTCCATGAAGGTTCAGCCCAGCCAGTCCATGAGGAGGCCCAGTCGACAGCTCCCCACCAGCAAGAGCAG tTAA